The nucleotide window CTGATGTACTTTCGTTGCTTCATTCCCCAACATATGTAACTCGAACTTCCAACAAGTAAAACCAAGATTAGACTGATACCTGCACTTAAACATTATCAAATTGGAATTAAGAATGTATTTCATTCATTCTATAATTTTCTATAGCGTGTTTAATGTGCTATGACCATAGAACCAATATCCCATGTTATTAGTCAATATCCCATGTTATTAGTCAAACATATATAACACATACCCATAACCATGAGAAGGGTCTTTGATTTCTCTTTGCAACTTCTTTCTTTGGTGCCATTGGGACATAAACAAGAGTGACTCCCAGGTGTATTTATGCACTTTCCGACAGGGCAGGGATTTGACTTGCACTCATCAATATCTGaaacaaaatcacaaaattaaaCCCTTTCATCACAAATTACTCAGATAACTAAGATCCCaacatttaaatatttatatatacacatgtatataaatatgttcTGCGTTGTGATTTGATCACCTTGGCAGCCATCTGGATGGTATGGGTTCCCTTGGTAACCTTTCTTGCACTTGCAAATGTAACCTGTAGAGCCATGGATGTTATCACTAGGCCAATCCACACACTTGCTATTTCCCTTGCAAGCAAAGTCCTTCTTGCTCTTTCGAGCAGCATCGCATGTCCCATGACCCCCGATTTCCCAATTGACAACCACTGGAAGGTGGCTTGTGTTGTTGAGTTGCTCAAAACTCGTTCCGGGGGAGAATGTGAACTTGCTTTGTTCCACAAGAAAGGCGTACCTGCACGGGTACTTAGTGTACCATTTTCTATGTCGAGCTCGACTAATATTACTAACGGGAGTAAACATCACCGTAAGATTTTGCACTCCTCCAGGGAGTTGAGCTAGGGAACAGGCAAAGCCAGAGCAAGAGTCGTCGTTAATTACTGGGTCAGTGTTATTTCCATCAGAATTGTCGTCACAATAGGTGACGCAATAGCGATTTATATGGGGCAAGGTAGTGTTTCCATCTAGGCCTTGGCCTGGACGGGAACCTTGAAATACTGCAACAATGCCACATCCAACGGCGAATAAATAGTTTTTGTCTTCAGAGAAGGTGAAAGGAGGGGGCAGGAGGAGCACACCGTCAGTGTCATTCTGATCTTCACCGCAAGATCGAGTGACAGGCTGCAAAACATGCATATCACCCTCCTCAAGAGAGATGTTAGTGACGCGGAGCTGAATGAGATCATAAGGACTGCCTGATATCTTTGTCAAATATGGTACCGGGTTTTCGTCTTCGTGAGTAGTAGTACAGTTGATGAAGAACTCAGGGCCGCGGTAGCAACCTGGAGCCATGCCAAATGGATATGGAATTGTGAGATTACCACAGCGGTCAGAGCAGCCAAGCAAGGCCTGAGGCAGGAGGGCTTGATGATCAtgtgctgctgctgttgttgatGATGTGCTAATTGGTAATACAAGCACTAGCTCTAAAACTATTATTAGCAATGAGATCAGTCGCATAATTGGCATCCCATGTAAGGACTGAAAGAAAATCCCTTCCATGTCTTGTTGCCTAGGCAAATGCGTAGACTAGAACATTGCGGTAAGAATTAGAGGGATTTTTCATGTCAAGCCCACGATCAAACCAATGGCTGGATTTTTAATAGCAACCCCTAATTTTTCTCAATCTTTTAATCAGTTCATCCAAGTAGGGATATATTCTTTATGTGGAATGAGGGATGGGACTTGTCATTTGACGAAAGAGTTGACCGATCCATTGCTTTGATCCTAAGGCTTACTATAATCATCTTTTGGAATTTAACGGAAGAGATCTTTACTAATTATTAGGGAAAGATGTCTTTagtaatttaattgaaaagatatctcaatcaaaatgtaaaaccGTTAGTGCCAGGTTAAATGTTTTATTTCCCCTTCCAAATTTGAAATCTAATACTCTCCCCAGATCCCAAGCCTCTACATTTAGAGATGGTGCATTTACTCGCATTTCATAAAATTTGGACCATTCAACTAATTGAATGCTTGTGAATATGCCACATCGATTACAATAAATTTGtgtccttttttaaaaaaactgacCTTTTTTAGTGCATttgacagaaaaaataaataataatcccTTTGACAATAAATTCTCTAGTTTCACCTACCGCTCTCTtggttctttgttttgttttgttttttttttttttttctgtctgAGTTCTTTCTCTGTATTTGTAATctattcttattcttcttttttttggcctTGACTTCTTCTTGTACTTTATTTCGGAGCTTCGGCTTACAAGAGGAGCCAACCAAGACGTTGTAGACTCATAATTGGTTCTAAGTTTTCAGAAAACTATGACGGGGAATTTCCTGTGCTAGGAGGCAATACATCCAACTGTTCTGAACAACAAGTAGGCTCTCCTAGTCCAGCCCCTCCTCCCAAGTTCAGGTGTCGTATCCAGTGTGATGGATTGtttatttggaaaattttACTTTCTACCTCTTTCTCACATACGTCTTTAACTCCATTGTTTGCTGAAGATGGGTAGTGTAACCCaacattgaagaaaataaacgACCAAACCCGTTCATCAATCAGAATATATAGTAATCAattggtttgtttttattatcaaTTTCTGCTGATAACTACAGCTTGCAATAACAATCAATTGCAGTAGTGTATTTGGAATTTAGAAGCTATTGATTGGAGCAGATTTGCAATAGCTATAAAGccgaaagagaaaaaaacgaAAGTCAACTTACAAAGACACAAGAGGGAAGAACCAAGACAGTAGTAGGCGAGACTGGAGATGGAgggatttttgttgttgttgtcaaaGCCACTAACAgtgtttgtttttaaaaaggaaacaaacttATTGTAGCCGACGTGGCATATTTACAAGCATTGAATTagatgaatagtccaattttcATGAAACGGGGCTAAATGCACTATTTCTAAATGTAGAAGCTCGGAATCCCTCTCGCCAACATCTCCATCCGGCCTATCATTTAATGAGCTAGCCAGGATAGGATTGGGGTTGGACCCGGTCCTGTCCCCCTTCTCATCATGGGGGATAGGTCTTGTTTTTGATAATATGTGGAACAATTGTCCATCTCCAAGCACCAAATATGAAACATGACAATAGTCCATTTTAATCGAAATAGTCATGTCCGTCCTGTCCAATTCAAACCATGCATGTAAAAGCACAATTTCTAGTttagccataacaatacaatcAATATATAACTTTGGGATAGAGTTCTTTAATCACTGTCTATATAGTTTCCTCTTCATGACCATAGTACAAAATAATTGAATAGCAGGGTAAAAATCCACCCCTTATATTCAAATGAGGTTGGTTCACTTATTCAGAATATAGAATGGAGGTAATTGATAACACCTTTATCAACATGAAATGCCTTCACAAGAATGTCATTGGCAATGCAAGGCTTGGACCCAAACACAGCACTAGCAATTATCACCACACCTGGATTTTGGCTGCTGAGAGCTACAATAGCAACAGCATGACCGGATCCTACATTTCTCTGATAGTGCACAAGTCCAATGGGGAAAACAAACACATCACCCTTCTGCAACACCTTGGTGATGTGACGATTTTCGGGGCTCGATGTCACAAACCCAACTTCAAGGCTGCCTTCCAGGACTGTGATAATTTCGGAGGCGCGAGGATGAGTGTGCGGAGGATTGACACCTGATGGTGCATAGTCGATACGGACAAGAGAAATGCCGAGAGTGTTGAGTCCTGGTAGCTGAAACACAGTTACTGGTGTTACACTTGACCCAATTGGGTTTGATGTGTTGCCTTCTAAATGAAGCCCACCAAATGAAAAATCAGCAGCTTCAACTGTCTTGGGGTCCTTGCAAGCTAGGCCATTAACCAGCACTGCCACATTTAACTTGCAAGTTAGTTTGGTGATAACATCATATACACATAGAATTCAAACCAATTTGAGTattttggttagtttttttCAGAAGCAgagaagcaaaaaaaaaaatcatatataccTCGACTTCTCGTGTCTGCAACGCAGAAATCTTGAAGCGGACTATGATCAGATGCAATGACATTGACAactgacaaagaaaaagataagactaacccaaagaagaaaatataaaaggcCATTTGGTATTTTAAGTATATGCTGCTTTAGAAGTTGTGTCTAATTTGTGGGTCAAATTTAAGTTGTGGGAAAAAATTGTGCAAAAGTACAAGAAGAAAGTGAGGAACTGCA belongs to Prunus persica cultivar Lovell chromosome G4, Prunus_persica_NCBIv2, whole genome shotgun sequence and includes:
- the LOC109948837 gene encoding putative germin-like protein 2-1, with the protein product MAFYIFFFGLVLSFSLSVVNVIASDHSPLQDFCVADTRSRVLVNGLACKDPKTVEAADFSFGGLHLEGNTSNPIGSSVTPVTVFQLPGLNTLGISLVRIDYAPSGVNPPHTHPRASEIITVLEGSLEVGFVTSSPENRHITKVLQKGDVFVFPIGLVHYQRNVGSGHAVAIVALSSQNPGVVIIASAVFGSKPCIANDILVKAFHVDKGVINYLHSIF